One region of Clostridiales bacterium genomic DNA includes:
- a CDS encoding iron ABC transporter permease: MHSVPSHSASKPHDSDYSRNRARSIRFLILLAAILALAFFLSLRAGSYNTPAAELIRGIFGRASDAKINLVIRNNRLPRICTAMVAGAGLGLAGCILQAVLRNPLASASTLGVSQGATFGAAVAIIGLGLSQAGSWAIPLCSFLGSLLVAAVILGLSQFKQISSEGIVLAGVAISSMLTGATTLLQYFADEVALSSLVFWTFGDLGSTDWQSLRGMALAVLLLIGYCYLHRWDYNALLSGEETALSLGIHVRRLTLTNVVLTCFVCSVIVSHVGLINFIGLVAPHIVRMVVGNNYIYLIPGSVLAGAALLLLSDLAARVVIMPVILPIGALTAFLGGPLFLYLLFKGRGRT, encoded by the coding sequence ATGCATTCCGTGCCATCACACTCGGCGAGTAAGCCGCACGATTCCGACTACAGCCGCAACCGCGCCAGAAGCATCCGCTTTCTGATCCTGCTGGCGGCCATTCTGGCGCTCGCGTTCTTTTTGTCGCTGCGCGCCGGGTCTTACAACACGCCCGCCGCCGAGCTCATCCGGGGCATCTTCGGCCGGGCGTCGGACGCGAAGATCAATCTCGTCATCCGCAATAACCGCCTGCCGCGCATCTGCACCGCCATGGTCGCCGGCGCGGGACTGGGGCTGGCCGGGTGCATCCTGCAGGCCGTGCTGCGCAATCCGCTCGCCTCGGCCTCTACGCTCGGCGTGTCGCAGGGTGCGACGTTCGGCGCAGCCGTCGCCATCATCGGTCTCGGCCTGAGCCAGGCCGGCAGCTGGGCTATTCCGCTGTGCTCGTTTCTCGGCTCGCTGCTTGTCGCGGCCGTGATTCTGGGGCTGAGCCAGTTCAAGCAGATCTCCTCGGAAGGCATCGTGCTCGCGGGCGTCGCCATCAGCTCCATGCTGACCGGCGCGACCACGCTGCTGCAATACTTTGCCGACGAGGTCGCGCTCTCGTCGCTCGTATTCTGGACGTTCGGCGACCTCGGCAGCACGGACTGGCAGTCCCTGCGCGGCATGGCGCTGGCCGTACTGCTGCTGATCGGCTACTGCTACCTGCACCGCTGGGACTATAACGCCCTGCTCTCCGGCGAGGAGACGGCGCTGAGTCTCGGCATCCATGTGCGGCGGCTGACACTCACGAACGTTGTGCTCACGTGCTTTGTCTGCTCGGTGATCGTGTCGCACGTCGGCCTCATCAACTTCATCGGTCTCGTTGCGCCGCACATCGTGCGCATGGTCGTCGGCAACAACTATATCTATCTCATCCCCGGCTCCGTGCTCGCCGGCGCGGCGCTGCTGCTGCTGAGTGATCTGGCCGCGCGCGTGGTCATCATGCCGGTCATTCTGCCGATCGGCGCGCTGACGGCGTTTCTCGGCGGCCCGCTGTTTTTGTACCTGCTGTTCAAGGGGAGGGGCCGGACATGA
- a CDS encoding ABC transporter ATP-binding protein translates to MICVDHLCYHYKGGRPILRDVSFELESGRFLAVLGNNGVGKSTLLKCMNRILTADSGHCRIDGEDLLTLSHREIAKRVAFVAQHVPDTQMTVHDMVMLGRRPYMTWGVTEHDHHVVHEAMRYLNLEDMRGRFLNRLSGGERQKVMLARALAQEPTLLLLDEPTSNLDIRNQYQVLQITRDLCREQNLTAMIVIHDLNLALRFCDRFLLLREGEVYRYGGAEIFDTDALRDVYGVTGSIVDVQGHRLVLIDDEEKETRS, encoded by the coding sequence ATGATCTGTGTGGACCATCTCTGCTATCACTATAAGGGCGGGCGGCCGATCCTCCGCGATGTGAGCTTTGAACTGGAGAGCGGGCGCTTTCTGGCCGTGCTCGGCAACAACGGCGTCGGCAAGAGCACACTGCTCAAGTGCATGAACCGTATCCTCACGGCTGACAGCGGGCACTGCCGTATCGACGGGGAGGATCTGCTCACGCTCTCCCACCGGGAGATCGCAAAACGCGTAGCCTTCGTGGCACAGCACGTGCCCGACACACAGATGACCGTGCACGACATGGTCATGCTCGGACGGCGGCCCTACATGACCTGGGGCGTGACGGAGCACGACCACCATGTCGTGCACGAGGCCATGCGCTATCTGAATCTGGAGGACATGCGCGGCCGGTTCCTCAACCGGCTCTCCGGCGGCGAGCGGCAGAAGGTCATGCTCGCCCGCGCGCTGGCGCAGGAGCCGACGCTCCTGCTGCTGGACGAACCGACCAGCAATCTCGACATCCGCAATCAATATCAGGTGCTGCAGATCACGCGCGACCTGTGCCGCGAGCAGAATCTCACGGCGATGATCGTCATCCACGACCTGAACCTCGCGCTGCGGTTCTGCGACCGCTTTCTGCTGCTGCGCGAGGGCGAGGTGTACCGTTACGGCGGCGCAGAGATCTTCGACACCGACGCCCTGCGGGACGTCTACGGCGTGACGGGCAGCATCGTGGACGTGCAGGGGCACAGGCTCGTGCTCATTGATGACGAAGAAAAGGAGACAAGATCATGA
- a CDS encoding FmdE family protein yields the protein MTNWETCVQFHGHACGGLTIGYKAACYAAELLELSFSGDEQVVCIAENDACGVDAIQALLGCSIGKGNLLFHMRGKQAFSFYNRATGKSVRLVLRPRPEGMTREESFAYYQAQKPADLFDVKPATIPLPEPAKLFDSYPCACCGEVTGANWIRLVGGQKLCLDCAGNYDRFDV from the coding sequence ATGACCAACTGGGAAACCTGCGTACAATTTCACGGCCACGCCTGCGGCGGGCTGACGATCGGATATAAGGCCGCGTGCTACGCCGCCGAGCTGCTGGAGCTGTCCTTCTCCGGCGACGAGCAGGTCGTGTGCATCGCGGAAAACGACGCCTGCGGCGTGGACGCCATTCAGGCGCTGCTCGGGTGCAGCATCGGCAAGGGCAACCTGCTGTTTCATATGCGCGGCAAACAGGCGTTCTCGTTTTATAACCGCGCCACGGGCAAGTCCGTGCGCCTGGTGCTCCGGCCGCGGCCGGAGGGGATGACGCGCGAGGAATCCTTCGCCTACTATCAGGCGCAGAAACCGGCCGACCTGTTCGACGTCAAACCGGCGACCATCCCGCTGCCAGAGCCGGCCAAACTATTTGACTCCTACCCGTGCGCGTGCTGCGGCGAGGTGACGGGCGCCAACTGGATCCGCCTCGTCGGCGGGCAGAAGCTGTGCCTCGACTGCGCCGGGAACTACGACCGGTTCGACGTCTGA
- a CDS encoding RNA methyltransferase — protein MAKIFDISDFSAPELDVYARLTENQLVNRADPANALFIAESPLVIGRALDAGCVPVSFLMERRHVDGKAREILARCPADIPVYAAELDVLTQLTGFHLTRGMLCAMRRPALPEVAVLCANAARVAVLENVMNPTNIGAIFRSAAALGVDAVLLTSAGSDPLYRRAVRVSMGTVFQVPWTYLPEDGDWQQTLHALGFQTAAMALRDDSLRIDDKRLRAVPRLAIVLGTEGDGLAARTIAACDYTVRIPMTHGVDSLNVAAASAVAFYQLALLRG, from the coding sequence ATGGCAAAGATTTTTGATATTTCGGACTTTTCCGCGCCGGAGCTGGACGTGTACGCCCGCCTGACGGAAAACCAGCTCGTCAACCGCGCCGACCCGGCAAATGCCCTCTTCATCGCCGAGAGCCCGCTCGTGATCGGCCGCGCGCTCGACGCGGGGTGCGTGCCGGTGTCGTTTTTGATGGAGCGCCGCCACGTGGACGGCAAGGCGCGCGAGATCCTGGCGCGCTGCCCCGCGGACATCCCGGTCTATGCCGCCGAGCTCGACGTGCTCACGCAGCTGACAGGTTTTCATCTCACGCGCGGCATGCTCTGCGCCATGCGCCGCCCGGCACTGCCGGAGGTCGCCGTCCTGTGCGCCAACGCTGCGCGTGTGGCCGTGCTGGAAAACGTGATGAACCCGACGAACATCGGCGCGATATTCCGCTCGGCGGCGGCGCTCGGCGTGGACGCCGTGCTGCTCACGTCGGCGGGCAGCGACCCGCTCTACCGCCGCGCCGTGCGCGTGAGCATGGGCACGGTCTTTCAGGTGCCGTGGACGTACCTGCCTGAGGACGGCGACTGGCAGCAGACGCTGCACGCCCTCGGCTTTCAAACGGCGGCCATGGCGCTGCGGGACGATTCGCTGCGCATCGACGACAAGCGCCTGCGCGCCGTGCCGCGCCTTGCCATCGTGCTCGGCACGGAGGGGGACGGGCTGGCCGCCCGCACGATCGCCGCGTGCGATTACACGGTGCGCATCCCCATGACGCATGGGGTCGATTCGCTCAATGTGGCCGCGGCGAGCGCCGTCGCGTTTTACCAGCTCGCGCTGCTGCGCGGCTGA
- a CDS encoding ferritin-like domain-containing protein, with product MQLTPKEASLLKDLKGQEQLCVDKYNRHAASANDPQLKNLFEQIAQVEQQHLDAITQMEGGTVAPPADSATVPTTFTATYNNTETPQKQNDCYLCTDVLAMEKHASHLYDTCVFEFGDANARSVLNDIQKQEQHHGKVIYDYMNTNAMYA from the coding sequence ATGCAGTTGACCCCAAAAGAGGCCAGTTTACTCAAAGATCTCAAAGGGCAGGAGCAGCTGTGCGTGGACAAATATAACCGCCACGCCGCCAGCGCCAACGACCCGCAGCTGAAAAACCTGTTCGAGCAGATCGCGCAGGTCGAGCAGCAGCATCTCGACGCGATCACGCAGATGGAGGGCGGCACCGTCGCCCCACCGGCAGACTCCGCGACCGTGCCGACGACGTTCACGGCGACCTACAACAACACCGAGACCCCGCAAAAGCAAAACGACTGCTACCTGTGCACGGACGTGCTCGCAATGGAAAAGCACGCCTCGCACCTGTACGACACGTGCGTGTTCGAGTTTGGCGATGCCAACGCCCGCAGCGTGCTCAACGACATTCAAAAGCAGGAGCAGCACCACGGCAAGGTCATCTATGACTATATGAACACCAACGCCATGTACGCCTGA
- a CDS encoding pyridoxal phosphate-dependent aminotransferase — translation MISKQMVAWGESGCSIREIAAYGERRAAEIGPENVYNFAIGNPSIDPPDCVQEAVERLLHTVPPTQLHAYAPAPGMASVREKVAAYLTDTFGEVYRAQDIYMTDGASSALAILTRALMGPGDEAIVFAPYFPEYAVYAEAAGGSVRVVPCRADTFALDLDALAAAVTEKTALLILNSPNNPSGVVVSRPELEALAAFLREKQARYGHPIYIIADEPYRELVYGGVEVPFLPAIYPNAIYCYSYSKTLSLPGERVGFLALHPAIDDYAAVHAAVLGAGRALGYVCVSSLFQLAVAECLGQTADIAAYAANRELIYGALTDMGYACARPDGAFYLFLKSPEPDARAFCRRAMDYDILLVPGDDFGCPGYARLAYCVARSQLERSLPAFRKLAESYGLTK, via the coding sequence ATGATCTCGAAACAAATGGTCGCCTGGGGCGAGAGCGGCTGCTCCATCCGCGAGATCGCGGCCTACGGCGAGCGCCGCGCGGCCGAGATCGGCCCGGAAAACGTCTATAACTTCGCCATCGGCAACCCGAGCATCGACCCGCCGGACTGCGTGCAGGAGGCGGTCGAGCGGCTGCTGCACACCGTGCCGCCCACGCAGCTGCACGCCTACGCGCCCGCGCCGGGCATGGCGTCCGTGCGCGAAAAGGTCGCGGCTTACCTGACGGACACCTTCGGCGAGGTGTACCGCGCGCAGGACATTTACATGACCGACGGCGCGTCGAGCGCGCTGGCCATCCTCACGCGCGCGCTCATGGGTCCGGGGGATGAGGCCATCGTGTTCGCGCCGTACTTCCCGGAGTACGCCGTCTATGCCGAGGCGGCGGGCGGCAGCGTGCGCGTTGTGCCGTGCCGGGCGGACACGTTCGCGCTCGATCTCGATGCGCTCGCGGCCGCGGTGACGGAAAAGACCGCGCTGCTCATCCTGAACTCGCCGAACAACCCCTCCGGTGTCGTCGTCTCGCGCCCGGAGCTCGAGGCGCTAGCAGCGTTCCTGCGCGAAAAACAGGCCCGGTACGGCCACCCGATCTACATCATTGCCGACGAGCCGTACCGCGAGCTGGTCTACGGCGGGGTGGAGGTGCCGTTCCTGCCCGCGATCTATCCGAACGCGATCTACTGCTATTCCTACAGCAAGACGCTGTCCCTGCCCGGCGAGCGCGTGGGCTTTCTCGCCCTGCACCCGGCCATAGACGATTACGCCGCCGTGCACGCGGCCGTGCTCGGCGCGGGGCGCGCGCTGGGGTATGTGTGCGTGTCGTCGCTGTTCCAGCTCGCCGTGGCCGAGTGCCTCGGCCAGACGGCGGACATCGCGGCCTATGCCGCCAACCGCGAGCTGATCTACGGCGCGCTCACGGACATGGGCTATGCGTGCGCGCGGCCGGACGGCGCGTTTTATCTCTTCCTCAAGTCGCCGGAGCCGGACGCCCGGGCGTTTTGCCGCCGCGCGATGGACTATGACATCCTGCTCGTGCCGGGCGATGATTTCGGCTGCCCCGGCTATGCGCGCCTGGCCTACTGCGTGGCGCGCAGCCAGCTCGAGCGCTCGCTCCCGGCGTTCCGGAAGCTGGCCGAGAGCTACGGCCTGACCAAATAA
- the aroQ gene encoding type II 3-dehydroquinate dehydratase: MKFLVINGPNLNLLGLREPAIYGSRSFAALQDFIRASAADAGVEVDLFQSNHEGAIVDAIQAAYGTADGIVINPAAYTHTSVAILDALKAVALPAVEVHLSDVSAREPFRQISYAGMACVKTYMGLGFEGYRQAILYLKQYLEEANA; encoded by the coding sequence ATGAAGTTTCTCGTCATCAACGGCCCGAACCTGAACCTGCTCGGCCTGCGTGAGCCGGCCATTTACGGCAGCCGGAGCTTTGCCGCGCTGCAGGATTTCATCCGCGCATCCGCCGCCGATGCGGGCGTAGAGGTCGACCTGTTCCAGTCCAACCACGAGGGCGCGATCGTCGATGCCATTCAGGCGGCCTACGGCACGGCCGACGGCATCGTCATCAACCCCGCTGCCTATACGCACACGAGTGTCGCCATTCTCGACGCGCTCAAGGCCGTGGCCCTCCCGGCGGTGGAGGTGCACCTGTCGGACGTCAGCGCCCGGGAGCCTTTCCGCCAGATCTCCTATGCCGGCATGGCGTGCGTGAAAACATACATGGGTCTCGGCTTCGAGGGCTACCGTCAGGCCATTTTGTACCTGAAACAGTATCTGGAGGAGGCAAACGCATGA
- a CDS encoding shikimate kinase: MRCGLLGEKLGHSYSPAIHAQLADYAYGLYEVAPEDLPAFLTGGDFDALNVTIPYKKTVIPYCAELSPIAQKLGSVNVLVRRADGTLYGDNADAFGFEYLVRHSGIDVAGQKALVLGNGGASATIQAVLEQLGAHVTVISRHGPDNYDNLDRHADARVIVNTTPVGMYPNTGRAAVDLRQFPQCAGVLDIVYNPARTALLLQAESLGIPCAGGLYMLVAQAKRSCEVFTDTVIDDAEILRIHRLLRQEMENIVLIGMPGSGKSTIAALLAERLHRPVLDSDAQVVETAGMSIPDIFAAGGENAFRARETAALAELGKRSGAVLATGGGSICREENYPLLHQNGTIFWLQRDLALLPKDGRPISQRSDLAALYAQRAPLYARFADAVIDNNGTPEETVRKILEVLA, translated from the coding sequence ATGCGGTGCGGACTTCTGGGCGAAAAGCTCGGCCACAGCTACTCGCCGGCCATCCACGCGCAGCTCGCGGACTATGCCTACGGGCTCTATGAGGTCGCGCCGGAGGACCTGCCGGCGTTTTTGACCGGCGGCGATTTTGACGCGCTCAACGTGACCATCCCGTATAAAAAGACGGTCATCCCGTACTGCGCCGAGCTCTCGCCGATCGCGCAAAAGCTCGGCAGCGTGAACGTGCTCGTCCGCCGGGCAGACGGCACGCTCTATGGCGATAATGCCGATGCCTTCGGCTTCGAGTACCTCGTGCGTCACAGCGGCATCGACGTCGCGGGGCAAAAGGCGCTCGTGCTCGGCAACGGCGGCGCGTCCGCGACCATTCAGGCCGTGCTCGAGCAGCTCGGCGCGCACGTGACGGTCATCTCCCGCCACGGGCCGGATAACTACGACAATCTCGACCGCCACGCCGACGCGCGCGTGATCGTCAACACCACGCCGGTCGGTATGTATCCGAACACGGGCAGGGCCGCCGTCGATCTGCGGCAGTTCCCGCAGTGCGCGGGCGTGCTCGATATCGTCTATAACCCCGCGCGCACGGCGCTGCTGCTGCAGGCGGAAAGCCTCGGCATCCCGTGCGCGGGCGGACTGTACATGCTCGTGGCGCAGGCCAAGCGCAGCTGCGAGGTGTTTACCGATACGGTGATCGACGACGCGGAGATCCTGCGCATCCACCGCCTGCTGCGGCAGGAGATGGAAAACATCGTCCTCATCGGCATGCCCGGCAGCGGCAAGAGCACCATCGCGGCGCTGCTTGCCGAGCGGCTGCACCGCCCGGTGCTCGACAGCGACGCGCAGGTCGTCGAGACGGCGGGCATGTCCATCCCGGACATTTTTGCCGCCGGTGGAGAGAACGCCTTCCGCGCGCGGGAGACGGCCGCACTCGCCGAGCTCGGCAAGCGCTCGGGCGCGGTGCTTGCAACCGGCGGCGGCAGCATCTGCCGCGAGGAAAATTATCCGCTCCTGCACCAGAACGGCACGATTTTCTGGCTTCAGCGCGACCTCGCGCTGCTGCCGAAGGACGGCCGCCCCATCTCCCAGCGCAGCGACCTCGCCGCGCTCTACGCGCAGCGTGCGCCGCTGTACGCCCGCTTCGCCGACGCGGTCATTGACAACAACGGCACGCCGGAGGAGACGGTGCGCAAAATTCTGGAGGTGCTGGCATGA
- a CDS encoding bifunctional chorismate mutase/prephenate dehydratase, with translation MELSDYRQQIDGIDSQLLALFYQRMEVAAQIAGYKKAHNLPALDAGRERAKLQQIADAAPEDLREYAVSLYSLIFELSRSCQNRLLGVTSPLTAEIEQAIARTPQLFPEHPAVACQGVEGAYSQLACDRLFTMPNVFYCATFEAVFAAIEKGLCRYGVIPLENSTAGSVNAVYDLMMQHNFRIVRSVRLKIDHCLLAKPGTKLSDIKEIYSHEQAISQCGRFLQSLPGVTVVRCENTAVAAKRVAESDRTDVAALSSRACVGLYGLESLASSVQDQGNNYTRFICIAKDLEIYPGADRTSLMMVLPHKPGSLYKVLSRFYALGINLNKLESRPLPERDFEFMFYFDLETSVYSPQFQQLMGELPGLCEEFSYLGSYREVV, from the coding sequence ATGGAACTTAGTGATTATCGCCAGCAGATCGACGGCATCGACAGTCAGCTGCTCGCTCTGTTTTACCAGCGCATGGAGGTCGCGGCACAGATCGCGGGCTACAAGAAGGCGCACAATCTCCCGGCGCTCGATGCCGGGCGCGAGCGCGCGAAGCTGCAGCAGATCGCGGACGCCGCGCCGGAGGACCTGCGCGAATACGCCGTGTCGCTCTACTCGCTCATCTTTGAGCTCAGCCGCAGCTGCCAGAACCGGCTGCTCGGTGTCACGAGTCCGCTGACTGCCGAGATCGAACAGGCCATCGCGCGCACACCGCAACTGTTCCCGGAGCACCCGGCCGTCGCGTGCCAGGGCGTGGAGGGCGCGTATTCCCAGCTCGCGTGCGACCGCCTGTTCACGATGCCGAACGTGTTTTACTGCGCCACGTTCGAGGCGGTGTTTGCCGCCATCGAAAAGGGCCTGTGCCGCTACGGCGTCATCCCGCTGGAAAACAGCACGGCCGGCTCCGTCAACGCCGTGTACGACCTGATGATGCAGCACAACTTCCGCATCGTGCGCAGCGTGCGCCTGAAGATCGACCACTGCCTGCTGGCCAAGCCCGGCACGAAGCTCTCGGACATCAAGGAGATCTACTCGCACGAGCAGGCCATCAGCCAGTGCGGCCGCTTCCTGCAGAGCCTGCCGGGCGTGACGGTCGTGCGCTGCGAGAACACTGCCGTGGCTGCCAAGCGCGTGGCCGAGTCGGACCGCACGGACGTCGCGGCGCTCTCGTCGCGCGCGTGCGTTGGACTCTACGGGCTCGAGAGCCTGGCCTCCTCCGTGCAGGATCAGGGCAACAACTACACGCGCTTTATCTGCATCGCCAAGGATCTCGAGATCTATCCCGGCGCCGACCGCACGAGCCTCATGATGGTGCTGCCGCACAAGCCGGGCTCTCTGTACAAGGTGCTCTCGCGCTTTTATGCGCTCGGCATCAACCTCAACAAGCTCGAGAGCCGTCCGCTGCCGGAGCGCGACTTTGAGTTCATGTTCTACTTCGATCTCGAGACGTCGGTCTATTCGCCGCAGTTCCAGCAGCTCATGGGCGAGTTGCCGGGCCTGTGTGAGGAATTCTCCTACCTCGGCAGCTACCGAGAGGTGGTGTGA
- the aroA gene encoding 3-phosphoshikimate 1-carboxyvinyltransferase, which produces MNQTVSPGPRTGSVRIPASKSQAHRLLICAALGAQPVALRCDGVSADIAATARCLSALGTDITDDGAGTLRIVPIAGEMPAHADLFCGESGSTLRFLLPVVGALGADVTFHMEGRLPKRPLSPLDAVLTAHGMTIRRDGALLHAGGRLRPGAYELPGDVSSQYISGLLMALPRLPGESTLAVTGRLESAGYIAMTEDALRLSGIRLQKRERTYTISGGQTARLPAQCHVEGDWSNAAFFLCMGALSPAGVTVTGLASDSSQGDRAVLDVLRRFGADVRETQDAVTVRRCALRGVTIDAAPIPDLIPVLSVVAALADGQTQVVNAARLRLKESDRLESTAAMLRALGAQVEVHDSGLTVTGRKVLTGGTVDPQHDHRIAMAAAAAASGCTAPVTVRDCACTDKSYPRFWTDLSALKTVPAAENTELE; this is translated from the coding sequence ATGAATCAGACCGTTTCCCCCGGGCCGCGCACGGGCAGCGTGCGCATCCCGGCTTCGAAATCGCAGGCGCATCGCCTGCTCATCTGCGCCGCCCTCGGCGCGCAGCCCGTGGCGCTGCGGTGCGACGGCGTCTCGGCCGACATCGCCGCCACGGCGCGCTGCCTGTCCGCCCTCGGCACGGACATCACGGACGATGGCGCGGGCACGCTGCGCATCGTCCCCATTGCCGGGGAAATGCCCGCGCACGCAGATCTTTTCTGCGGCGAGAGCGGCTCGACGCTGCGCTTTCTGCTGCCGGTCGTGGGCGCGCTCGGCGCGGACGTGACCTTCCACATGGAAGGGCGCCTGCCGAAGCGGCCGCTGTCCCCCCTCGACGCGGTGCTCACGGCGCACGGCATGACCATCCGGCGCGACGGCGCGCTGCTGCACGCCGGCGGCCGGCTGCGGCCTGGTGCTTACGAACTGCCGGGCGACGTGTCCTCGCAGTACATCTCCGGCCTGCTCATGGCGCTGCCGCGCCTGCCGGGGGAGAGCACGCTCGCCGTGACGGGCCGGCTCGAGTCCGCGGGCTACATCGCTATGACGGAGGACGCGCTGCGCCTGTCCGGCATCCGCCTGCAAAAGCGGGAGCGGACGTACACCATCTCCGGCGGCCAGACGGCGCGCCTCCCGGCGCAGTGCCATGTGGAGGGCGACTGGTCGAACGCCGCGTTTTTCCTGTGCATGGGCGCGCTCTCGCCCGCCGGCGTCACGGTCACGGGCCTTGCGTCCGACTCGTCGCAGGGCGACCGCGCGGTGCTGGATGTGCTGCGCCGCTTCGGCGCGGATGTGCGCGAGACGCAGGATGCCGTCACCGTAAGGCGCTGCGCGCTGCGCGGCGTCACGATCGACGCCGCGCCCATCCCGGATCTGATCCCGGTGCTGAGCGTCGTCGCCGCGCTCGCGGACGGCCAGACGCAGGTCGTCAACGCCGCCCGCCTGCGGCTCAAGGAGTCCGACCGGCTCGAGAGCACGGCCGCCATGCTGCGCGCGCTCGGCGCGCAGGTGGAGGTGCACGACAGCGGCCTGACCGTCACCGGCCGAAAGGTGCTCACCGGCGGCACGGTCGACCCGCAGCACGACCACCGCATCGCCATGGCGGCGGCGGCCGCCGCCAGCGGCTGCACCGCGCCCGTCACGGTGCGCGACTGCGCCTGTACCGACAAATCCTACCCCCGCTTCTGGACGGATCTTTCCGCGCTGAAAACCGTTCCCGCGGCGGAAAATACAGAACTTGAATAA
- the aroB gene encoding 3-dehydroquinate synthase, producing MTTIHVTASRDYDVLVQPGLLDDAGAQIARVLGTGRTAAIVAGETVAGLYAGRLAASLTRAGFRAVTFTYPGGEHCKTLATYAALLDFLAAHRLSRSDLIVALGGGVTGDLAGFAAATYQRGIPFVQVPTTLLAAVDSSVGGKTAVNLASGKNQVGCFYQPSLVLCDPDTLRTLPPEEYRNGCAEVIKYAVLRSEPFFDALRAEPVSAQVEHVIATCVGMKRDLVAADEFDRGSRQLLNLGHSFGHAVEKCSDYAVPHGCGVAIGMAIIARAAAKRGICTDDTCAQILALLRQYGLPTETAFTRDALTDAARSDKKIADGKLHLIVPERIGRCRIETIPAADIPAWLADGGIA from the coding sequence ATGACGACCATCCACGTGACTGCCTCGCGCGATTATGACGTGCTGGTGCAGCCGGGCCTGCTCGACGACGCCGGCGCGCAGATCGCGCGCGTGCTCGGCACGGGCCGCACGGCGGCCATCGTCGCGGGCGAGACCGTGGCGGGCCTGTATGCCGGGCGGCTCGCGGCGTCGCTCACGCGCGCGGGCTTTCGCGCCGTGACGTTCACCTATCCCGGCGGCGAGCACTGCAAGACGCTCGCCACCTATGCGGCGCTGCTGGACTTTCTGGCCGCGCACCGCCTGAGCCGCAGCGACCTCATCGTCGCGCTCGGCGGCGGCGTGACCGGCGATCTCGCGGGCTTTGCCGCCGCGACGTACCAGCGCGGCATCCCGTTCGTGCAGGTGCCGACGACGCTGCTGGCCGCCGTGGACTCCTCCGTCGGCGGCAAGACGGCCGTGAACCTCGCAAGCGGCAAAAATCAGGTCGGCTGCTTCTATCAGCCGAGCCTCGTGCTCTGCGACCCGGACACGCTGCGCACCCTCCCGCCGGAGGAATACCGCAACGGCTGCGCCGAGGTCATCAAATACGCCGTGCTGCGCAGCGAGCCGTTTTTTGACGCGCTGCGCGCAGAGCCGGTCAGCGCACAGGTGGAGCACGTCATTGCAACGTGTGTCGGCATGAAGCGTGACCTCGTCGCGGCCGATGAGTTTGACCGCGGCAGCCGCCAGCTGCTGAACCTCGGCCACTCGTTCGGCCACGCGGTCGAAAAATGCAGCGACTACGCCGTGCCGCACGGCTGCGGCGTGGCCATCGGCATGGCCATCATCGCGCGCGCGGCCGCCAAACGCGGCATCTGCACGGACGATACCTGCGCGCAGATCCTCGCGCTCCTGCGGCAGTACGGCCTGCCGACGGAGACGGCGTTTACCCGTGACGCGCTCACGGACGCCGCGCGCTCGGATAAAAAGATCGCCGACGGCAAGCTGCACCTCATCGTGCCGGAGCGCATCGGCCGCTGCCGCATCGAGACGATCCCGGCGGCGGATATCCCCGCCTGGCTCGCGGACGGAGGCATTGCATGA